GCAAGGCGATGGCTCCCAAGGCTCGCGACTACTTCTACCGCCCGCCCCGCAAGGTGCGCCGCGGTGCGCTCAAGTCCGCGCTGTCCCTGCGCGCCAAGGAGAAGACGCTCATCATCCTGAGCGGGTTCTCCCTGGACGCCCCCAAGAGCAAGCAGGCCTTTGAGGTGCTGACCAAGCGCCTGAAGCTGCAGAACGCCCTGGTGGTGGACGAGAAGGGCAACACCAACCTGCACCGCAGCGTGCGGAACCTGGCCAAGTTCGACGTGCTTCCTCCCGAGGGTGTCAACCTCGAGATGGTGCTGAAGCACTCGCACCTGGTCCTGACCTCCGCGGCCGCGAAGACCCTCGAGGGGGCGCTG
The genomic region above belongs to Myxococcus guangdongensis and contains:
- the rplD gene encoding 50S ribosomal protein L4, which codes for MAKFDVVDLDLKKVSEIELSDDIFGAEPNTHLFYEVAKMQQINRRRGTVGVKNTSLVSGGGKKPWKQKGTGRARQGSIRASHWVGGGKAMAPKARDYFYRPPRKVRRGALKSALSLRAKEKTLIILSGFSLDAPKSKQAFEVLTKRLKLQNALVVDEKGNTNLHRSVRNLAKFDVLPPEGVNLEMVLKHSHLVLTSAAAKTLEGALS